From a single Planctellipticum variicoloris genomic region:
- a CDS encoding helix-turn-helix domain-containing protein, which produces MFAPWLTDPLATLGTPERFIAFPENQFAQSALQRINQVESRNRGHGLLTFLHGPAGAGKSHLVRTSLRRILDQAPRSRLLLASAVDLAETLEAADELGTWSDVMATLVGHAVVVCEDVHELPPLGGLQERLSTLWDQLLEDGRQLVVTSRMPAAEIDGLSLRLANRLHGGLTAGIRLPGEEGRNRLIEHFGKLAGVAFDQDATDLAGERLTGSPREIRGAIESLARRIGRRQDQVTAAQLELLWQQPSEVRLLSFEQIVTAVAIEFGLPSTELTSRSRQQALIVPRQVAMSLTRELTGQSLERIGAFYGRTHTTVAHGCERLRDQLKQSPTLRQQVLSLKRRLQRMPQAECG; this is translated from the coding sequence ATGTTCGCCCCCTGGCTGACCGATCCCCTCGCCACGCTTGGTACGCCGGAACGCTTTATCGCGTTCCCGGAGAACCAGTTTGCGCAGTCGGCTCTGCAGCGGATCAACCAGGTGGAGTCCCGGAATCGGGGCCACGGTCTGCTGACCTTTCTCCACGGTCCGGCGGGCGCCGGGAAATCGCATCTGGTGCGGACTTCGTTGCGACGGATCCTCGATCAGGCGCCTCGCAGCCGGCTGCTGCTGGCCAGCGCGGTCGATCTGGCGGAGACGCTGGAGGCGGCGGACGAACTGGGAACGTGGTCGGACGTGATGGCGACGCTGGTCGGACACGCGGTTGTCGTCTGCGAAGACGTGCACGAGCTGCCGCCGCTCGGGGGGCTGCAGGAGCGCTTGTCGACGCTATGGGATCAACTGCTGGAGGATGGGCGCCAGCTTGTGGTGACGTCGCGGATGCCGGCCGCAGAGATCGATGGTTTGAGTCTGCGGCTGGCCAATCGTCTGCATGGCGGGCTGACGGCGGGGATTCGACTGCCGGGCGAAGAGGGACGGAATCGGCTGATCGAGCACTTCGGAAAACTGGCTGGCGTGGCATTCGACCAGGACGCGACTGACCTGGCTGGCGAACGGCTGACGGGTTCGCCGCGGGAGATCCGGGGGGCGATCGAGTCGCTGGCGCGGCGGATCGGACGCCGGCAGGACCAGGTGACCGCCGCCCAGCTCGAACTGCTGTGGCAGCAGCCCTCTGAAGTTCGACTCCTGTCGTTCGAGCAGATCGTGACGGCTGTGGCGATCGAGTTCGGTCTGCCGTCGACGGAGCTGACTTCGCGATCGCGCCAACAGGCGCTGATTGTGCCGCGTCAGGTGGCGATGTCGCTGACGCGCGAGTTGACCGGGCAGTCGCTGGAGCGGATCGGCGCCTTTTACGGTCGTACGCATACGACCGTTGCGCACGGTTGCGAGAGGCTGCGGGATCAACTCAAGCAGTCGCCGACGCTGCGTCAGCAGGTGCTGTCTTTGAAGCGTCGGCTGCAGCGCATGCCGCAGGCGGAATGTGGATAA
- a CDS encoding Gfo/Idh/MocA family protein, protein MPAPIIRFALLGCGRMGLHHGRLLARDLRATIQAVFDPVTAAAEALCQELAPAAARCASLEALLDRDDVDAVVIATPTGDHFLHASRCLDRGWHILCEKPLATRRQDLLELIARAGQARQSGKAFSVAYQRRHWATFRTLRNEVRSGRWGAVRAVAAHNVEDWQSSIPGTWRDDPLQNPGGFVADAGSHKLDTLFYVTGLKPLEVFARSQSCGSRVEIVTSVSALLERNVIATFDFVGHARHLGEDLHIHCERADLILRQDRLWIARDNRIEPFEVTAPQSEPVPDFLDSVCNGAEELAPPECALPVWETTQAILSSSRLQTVVRIPSLQ, encoded by the coding sequence ATGCCTGCGCCGATCATTCGGTTCGCACTCCTGGGCTGCGGTCGCATGGGATTGCATCACGGCCGCCTGCTCGCCCGCGATCTCCGCGCTACAATCCAGGCTGTCTTCGATCCCGTCACCGCCGCCGCCGAGGCCCTCTGCCAGGAGCTCGCCCCCGCTGCGGCCCGCTGTGCGTCGCTGGAGGCCCTCCTCGACCGGGACGATGTCGACGCCGTCGTCATCGCCACACCCACCGGAGATCACTTCCTGCACGCCTCCCGCTGCCTCGATCGCGGCTGGCACATCCTCTGCGAAAAACCCCTCGCCACCCGCCGCCAAGATCTCCTCGAACTCATCGCACGGGCTGGTCAAGCCAGACAGTCCGGAAAAGCCTTCTCCGTCGCCTACCAGCGCCGCCACTGGGCCACCTTCCGCACCCTCCGCAACGAAGTCCGCTCCGGCCGCTGGGGCGCCGTCCGAGCTGTCGCCGCCCACAACGTCGAAGACTGGCAATCCTCCATCCCCGGCACCTGGCGCGACGACCCCCTCCAGAACCCCGGCGGCTTCGTCGCCGACGCCGGCAGCCACAAGCTCGACACCCTGTTCTACGTCACCGGCCTCAAACCCCTCGAAGTCTTCGCCCGCAGCCAGAGCTGCGGCAGCCGCGTCGAAATCGTCACCAGCGTCTCCGCCCTGCTCGAACGGAACGTCATCGCCACGTTCGATTTCGTCGGCCACGCCCGGCACCTCGGCGAAGACCTCCACATCCACTGCGAACGGGCCGACCTGATCCTCCGGCAGGATCGGCTGTGGATCGCCCGCGACAATCGGATCGAGCCGTTCGAAGTCACGGCCCCGCAGTCCGAACCGGTCCCCGACTTCCTCGATTCCGTTTGTAACGGCGCGGAAGAACTTGCCCCACCAGAATGTGCGTTACCAGTATGGGAAACTACGCAGGCAATCCTGTCTTCCAGCCGATTACAAACTGTGGTACGTATCCCGTCGCTGCAATGA